The Sorex araneus isolate mSorAra2 chromosome 5, mSorAra2.pri, whole genome shotgun sequence genome has a segment encoding these proteins:
- the HELZ2 gene encoding helicase with zinc finger domain 2 isoform X1, with translation MAHDAACRTRPALGTMSPGTGRAPTGAVAHKEPCLARLQAQVDLSLACPRCTQRLNESTYLLRGVEHECPREILLARRKGAAPSRPWRKVDRRPSFPRPARYEVCRYYKPGLGCRRHRNQCTFARSPEEALVWTCERELGVGRPGLKAALLGGAAGGSPADAIRAEFGGCFQLLCTHCFRRSPPRLSPVDAQGRCGTHRACPALLAHVSTDGHRKQQVVEVRAQPQYGQPLAYCRFVGRGQPCRHGAARCQYAHSAVEMAVWEAEQLGGLQRGALLAPPEPAPQVRLYCPACLLSCGSPEAFENHCASLEHRQMVALEPAAAWEHRSPPAGLSTFALCPRPELCEYGRLCTKAHSPEELMEWTQRAESVRLREEAAWKEGLMPYQERLLDEYQRSGSELLVLAEAVEGVSAACDQPLLLRAAHKVTQHSWTFTLSSEEPLQHVALLRQEPGAAFSLVAPGLPPGQQYACGERFRTPDSPLRARVAVQVLGASFGTFEQWLVFDFGRRPALLRKLTVQLGQELCPALGGPPAPDLPQPLEHWHTGNRHVVPSVERTAEQAALLAKYKGPDLALDFSRGGQAPGPVSRTSYRQRMHQFLYEEEAAQQRLVAKLNLRGPVSLQPALQTPALGMQFAPPGALYAEVPVPPSLTPDSDQGFLLGRAVNTALVAPVPAPDLTVFEVRLESRASWERALWLLLPSHCCQALGLQAGTSCTLEVQFQVDPLVFRRWHQAVDALADVRLVVPDLQGCALPRPLPRPPTVHGNRKQKLAVAAIVGGHPGGPEPMAPLLIYGPFGTGKTYTLAMAALEVVRQPHTRVLICTHTNSAADIYIREHFHGHILSGHPEAAPLRVMFTDRPPGQTDAVTLQYCCLSADRQAFRPPSSAELQRHRILVTTTAQARQLRVPTGFFSHIFLDEAAQMLECEALVPLGHATASTRVVLAGDHMQVTPRLFSVPRDQAPGHTLLHRLFRHYQQQPHEAAQHSRIIFHENYRCTEAIIHFVARHFYVAKGNPIHASGKVPRHPRLYPLMFCHVAGCPERDLSMTSWLNLAEISQVVEKVQEIVGAWPRCWGGCEQTQICVVSHGAQVSALRQELRKRSLGQVSVGSFEILPGREFRVVVLSTVHTHRSLRGPGAPSPDFFVDARVLNTILTRAQSQVVAVGDAVALCSFGACSKLWKSFIRECVEHHSVCPQDLSLEQIEGGVAAQRRWAHGPLDMPAPQGPAAGTAAEGAACPRSPAGGGPVAEPEAPGPETAAQTASGEREEAAAVAGPLAMDEGALSGPGDAEEAESDFWLFQGELDPEDSILQELLDESVKMAVTVREDGLLDTVARPRSPQQARQYVNLPRAMLCTLLRAEPERYRRCTFVQETFERATAVPLDEAGSGPIQVRGRLRCGMAFTGDEVVVKVGDVGPGRLQGCVVGVLRRRRQELVFVCRMDEWDPRIMTPIDGSVTKIFVAELRDPQEVPLHRLVRGRLERAGTERLAHSARRKRLFRVCVVLWRERFYFPLGVVLEVLPEASSWEHGIHALALEYSLRPPAPEPAAIAAALQKYQAELGRVSARRQDCRGILTFTVDPQDACNLDDAISVRDLGPRYEVAVHIADVASCVPRGGVLDTEARRRGTAFYAPERDPVPMLPTSLCQQALSLLPGQDRLAISLFLTVEKGSDRLKDVCFAPSLVRSDRQLSYEEAERLIQQHPGAGLELPARLDSVAACVVAACYLSRVLRGRRLQRACYYEPPDEDSELGFRAAHSMVKEYMVQFNSLAAEFLVGSEVTREVTPLRWQPAPSRHQLETLSEKHAAWLPLSLPLAQRLGGHGPPAAQLPLLATLWRRIQLAAQAGDLSLLVDLVATDDLHPALVPVALDFHRALARSVFCRSGPSPQPQLGHYSLQVDWYTWATSPIRRYLDLVLQRQLLQALGYGGAAYSAQDIDELCQEFSHRNARAQTYQRRARSLHLAVRLRAQPQAKLGVAVDVEAGARCFKLLFPADPDSLPDPCRVHYRSLQLAEPPQALEGQPGLRLTWHRRIYSVREDTACLPPPGALLDPYRRPVDSGLWQQLLELVQEQCWPEAAALVQAQGTAEPKPLELGHARRSPCGLFVEVSRDLRAGDVLCMQLGPALQQGFLAPAPQLWAVVPGLSLCLEHMERPGHCFSGLELQTGRDRCQDVAEYMSVWRPFCALEAVTGAVTENDSITLQGVHISWGPERTSQGRLQGSFRLGADLLLRHCINISFSHCYLCIRLEGLQPAQAPAGPGPAAPFTTDPDAFTWVAHGLTGTEDQEGRDVARFVPFFVQHMAMEKVPEQVLKPDARFTVEVLPKQLPDLRKEEAVCGLEEASPLVISIALGQPLALPRRQLPHRGEGPAPASPRCGPNLLRDAPSSGTCSRLLGQRHFDIPHSRHQLNPSQTEAVREALKKQFTVIQGPPGTGKTVVALHIVFWFHKSNEERALARSGPGRRKYPGGPHILYCGPSNKSVDVLAGLLLSRAGELKPLRVYSEQAEGTEFPLPGVGSRGLSRRSPGEGRPNQALRSISLHHRIRQPPNPFASDIKAFDARLRSGDILSREELAEYRMVLSNARSYELEQHHVILCTCSCAASASLKSLNVWQVLVDEAGMATEPETLIPLVKFPRAEKVVLLGDHKQLRPVVKNEQLQTLGLDRSLFERYHKDAFMLDTQYRMHKGICAFPSMEFYQNKLKTWPELRRGPSVLGHPGRDSCPVIFGHIEGHEHSLLVSTDEGNENSKANLEEVDKVVHITKELILGRTVQPEEIAILTPYNAQAAEISKLLASKGLRGVTVSSITKSQGSEWRYVLVSTVRSCPEADVDQRPTKGWLKKFLGFVVDPNQVNVAITRAQEGLCLIGNQVLLRCCPLWRRLLEFCEEQQSLVPATQIQVRKKPAVSF, from the exons ATGGCCCATGACGCTGCCTGTCGAACCCGGCCTGCACTGGGCACAATGTCCCCTGGGACCGGCCGGGCGCCTACGGGCGCTGTGGCCCACAAGGAGCCCTGCCTGGCCCGGCTGCAGGCGCAGGTGGACCTGTCCCTGGCCTGCCCCCGCTGCACGCAGCGGCTGAACGAGAGCACCTACCTGCTGCGCGGCGTGGAGCACGAGTGCCCGCGGGAGATCCTGCTGGCCCGCCGGAAGGGCGCGGCGCCCAGCAGGCCCTGGCGCAAGGTGGACCGGCGGCCCAGCTTCCCGCGCCCGGCGCGGTACGAGGTCTGCCGCTACTACAAGCCGGGCCTGGGCTGCCGGCGCCACCGCAACCAGTGCACCTTCGCACGCAGCCCCGAGGAGGCGCTGGTGTGGACGTGTGAGCGGGAGCTGGGCGTGGGCCGGCCTGGGCTGAAGGCCGCCCTGctggggggcgcggcggggggcaGCCCCGCCGACGCCATCCGCGCTGAGTTCGGCGGCTGCTTCCAGCTGCTCTGCACCCACTGCTTCCGgcgctcccctccccgcctcagccCCGTCGACGCCCAGGGCCGGTGTGGCACCCACAGGGCCTGCCCGGCCCTGCTGGCGCACGTCAGCACCGACGGCCACCGCAAGCAGCAGGTGGTGGAGGTGCGGGCGCAGCCGCAGTACGGCCAGCCGCTGGCCTACTGCAGGTTCGTGGGCCGCGGCCAGCCGTGCAGGCACGGGGCGGCGCGCTGCCAGTACGCGCACAGCGCCGTGGAGATGGCCGTGTGGGAGGCCGAGCAGCTGGGCGGGCTCCAGCGGGGGGCCCTTCTCGCGCCCCCTGAGCCGGCCCCCCAGGTGCGGCTGTACTGCCCGGCCTGCCTGCTGTCCTGCGGCTCTCCCGAGGCCTTCGAGAACCACTGCGCCTCCCTGGAGCACAGGCAGATGGTGGCCCTGGAGCCGGCCGCCGCCTGGGAGCACCGCAGCCCGCCCGCAGGCCTGTCCACCTTCGCGCTCTGCCCCAG gcCCGAGCTCTGTGAGTACGGACGGCTCTGCACCAAGGCCCACTCCCCGGAGGAGCTCATGGAGTGGACCCAGAGGGCTGAGAGTGTGCGGCTGCGGGAGGAGGCGGCCTGGAAGGAAGGGCTGATGCCCTACCAGGAGCGGCTGCTGGATGAGTATCAGCGCAGCGGGAGCGAGCTGCTGGTG CTGGCCGAGGCGGTGGAGGGCGTGTCGGCTGCCTGTGACCAGCCCCTGCTGCTGCGGGCAGCCCACAAGGTGACGCAGCACAGCTGGACGTTCACCCTGAGCTCCGAG gagcccctgcagcACGTGGCCCTGCTCAGACAGGAGCCCGGAGCCGCCTTCTCGCTGGTGGCCCCTGGCCTGCCCCCGGGGCAGCAGTATGCCTGCGGCGAGCGCTTCCGGACGCCCGACTCGCCCCTCCGGGCTCGGGTGGCCGTGCAGGTGCTCGGCGCCTCCTTCGGCACCTTTGAGCAGTGGCTGGTCTTCGATTTCGGCCGCCGGCCTGCGCTGCTGCGGAAACTGACCGTGCAGCTGGGCCAGGAGCTCTGCCCGGCACTCggggggccccccgcccccgacctgCCGCAGCCGCTGGAGCACTGGCACACGGGCAACCGCCATGTCGTGCCCAGCGTGGAGCGGACCGCCGAGCAGGCAGCCCTCTTGGCCAAGTACAAGGGGCCTGACCTAGCCCTGGACTTCAGCCGTGGCGGCCAGGCCCCGGGGCCGGTGTCCCGCACCAGCTACCGGCAGAGGATGCACCAATTTCTCTACGAGGAGGAGGCGGCACAGCAGCGACTGGTGGCCAA GCTGAACCTGCGGGGTCCAGTGTCCCTCCAGCCAGCCCTGCAGACGCCCGCGCTGGGCATGCAGTTTGCGCCCCCGGGCGCCCTCTACGCGGAGGTGCCCGTGCCCCCCTCCCTGACGCCGGACTCGGACCAGGGCTTCTTGCTGGGCCGGGCAGTGAACACCGCGCTGGTGGCCCCGGTGCCTGCCCCGGACCTCACGGTGTTCGAGGTGCGGCTGGAGAGCCGGGCCAGCTGGGAGCGGGCCCTGTGGCTGCTGCTGCCCTCCCACTGCTGCCAGGCGCTGGGGCTGCAGGCCGGCACCAGCTGCACCCTGGAGGTGCAGTTCCAGGTGGACCCCCTGGTCTTCCGCCGCTGGCACCAGGCAGTGGACGCGCTGGCCGACGTGCGCCTGGTGGTGCCCGACCTGCAGGGCTGTGCGctgccccggcccctgccccgcccgcccacGGTGCACGGCAACCGCAAGCAGAAGCTGGCCGTGGCGGCCATCGTGGGTGGCCACCCCGGCGGCCCCGAGCCCATGGCCCCCCTGCTCATCTACGGCCCCTTCGGCACGGGCAAGACCTACACGCTGGCCATGGCGGCCCTGGAGGTGGTGAGGCAGCCGCACACCAGGGTGCTCATCTGCACACACACCAACAG CGCGGCCGACATCTACATCCGGGAGCACTTCCACGGCCACATCCTCAGCGGCCACCCCGAGGCAGCACCGCTGCGGGTGATGTTCACGGACCGGCCGCCCGGGCAGACAGACGCAGTCACGCTGCAGTACTGCTGCCTGAGCGCCGACCGCCAGGCCTTCCGGCCGCCCAGCAGCGCCGAGCTGCAGCGGCACCGCATACTGGTCACCACCACGGCGCAGGCGCGGCAGCTGCGGGTGCCCACCGGCTTCTTCTCGCACATCTTCCTCGATGAGGCCGCCCAGATGCTGGAGTGCGAGGCGCTGGTGCCGCTCGGCCACGCCACGGCCAGCACCCGCGTGGTGCTGGCGGGTGACCACATGCAGGTCACGCCCCGGCTCTTCAGCGTGCCGCGGGACCAGGCGCCCGGCCACACGCTGCTGCACCGCCTCTTCCGGCACTACCAGCAGCAGCCGCACGAGGCCGCCCAGCACAGCCGCATCATCTTCCACGAGAACTACCGCTGCACCGAGGCCATCATCCACTTCGTGGCGCGGCACTTCTACGTGGCCAAGGGCAACCCCATCCACGCCAGCGGCAAGGTGCCGCGCCACCCCCGCCTCTACCCGCTCATGTTCTGCCACGTGGCGGGCTGCCCGGAGCGCGACCTGTCCATGACGTCCTGGCTCAACCTGGCCGAGATCAGCCAGGTGGTGGAGAAGGTGCAGGAGATCGTGGGCGCCTGGCCACGCTGCTGGGGCGGCTGCGAGCAGACGCAGATCTGCGTCGTCTCCCACGGTGCCCAG GTGAGCGCGCTGCGGCAGGAGCTGAGGAAGCGGAGCCTGGGCCAGGTGTCCGTGGGCAGCTTTGAGATCCTGCCAG GCCGTGAGTTCCGCGTGGTGGTCCTCAGCACGGTGCACACCCACCGCAGCCTGCGGGGCCCGGGCGCGCCCAGCCCTGACTTCTTCGTCGACGCGCGGGTGCTCAACACCATCCTGACCCGTGCCCAGTCGCAGGTGGTGGCCGTGGGCGACGCCGTGGCCCTCTGCTCTTTCGGGGCCTGCAGCAAACTGTGGAAGAGCTTCATCCGGGAGTGCGTGGAGCACCACAGTGTCTGCCCCCAGGACCTGTCGCTGGAGCAGATCGAGGGCGGGGTGGCCGCCCAGCGACGCTGGGCCCACGGCCCCCTGGACATGCCggcaccccagggcccagctgcGGGCACCGCGGCTGAGGGGGCCGCGTGCCCCAGGAGCCCTGCCGGGGGTGGGCCTGTGGCCGAGCCGGAGGCGCCAGGTCCCGAGACAGCAGCCCAGACGGcctctggggagagggaggaggcggCCGCAGTGGCCGGGCCACTGGCCATGGATGAGGGGGCGCTCTCGGGCCCCGGGGATGCCGAGGAGGCCGAGTCCGACTTCTGGCTATTCCAGGGGGAGCTGGACCCCGAGGACTCCATCCTGCAGGAGCTGCTGGACGAGAGTGTGAAGATGGCTGTGACAGTGCGGGAGGACGGGCTGCTGGACACGGTGGCCCGACCCAGGTCCCCACAGCAGGCCCGGCAGTACGTGAACCTGCCGCGCGCCATGCTGTGCACGCTGCTGCGTGCCGAGCCTGAGCGGTACCGGCGCTGCACCTTTGTGCAGGAGACCTTCGAGAGGGCCACGGCGGTGCCGCTGGACGAGGCGGGCTCAGGGCCCATCCAGGTGCGGGGCCGCCTGCGCTGCGGCATGGCCTTCACGGGGGACGAGGTGGTGGTGAAGGTCGGCGACGTGGGCCCTGGGCGGCTGCAGGGCTGTGTGGTGGGCGTGCTCCGGCGCCGGCGGCAGGAGCTGGTGTTCGTCTGCCGCATGGACGAGTGGGACCCGCGCATCATGACCCCCATCGACGGCTCCGTGACCAAGATCTTCGTGGCAGAGCTGAGGGACCCGCAAGAGGTGCCTCTGCACCGGCTGGTGCGGGGCCGCCTGGAGCGCGCGGGGACGGAGCGGCTGGCACACAGCGCTCGCCGCAAGCGGCTCTTCCGCGTGTGTGTGGTGCTGTGGCGCGAACGCTTCTACTTCCCGCTGGGCGTCGTGCTGGAGGTGCTGCCCGAAGCGTCCAGCTGGGAGCACGGCATCCACGCCCTGGCCCTGGAGTACAGCCTGAGGCCCCCGGCCCCGGAGCCCGCCGCCATTGCCGCGGCCCTGCAGAAGTAccaggcagagctgggcagggTGTCTGCCCGCCGGCAGGACTGCCGCGGCATCCTCACCTTCACCGTGGACCCGCAGGACGCCTGCAACCTGGACGATGCCATCAGCGTCCGGGACCTGGGCCCCAGGTACGAGGTGGCCGTGCACATCGCCGACGTGGCCAGCTGTGTGCCCAGGGGCGGTGTCTTGGACACCGAGGCCCGCAGGCGGGGCACGGCCTTCTACGCCCCCGAGCGGGATCCTGTGCCCATGCTGCCCACCAGCCTCTGCCAGCAGGCGCTGAGCCTCCTGCCCGGCCAGGACCGCCTGGCCATCTCCCTCTTCCTCACCGTGGAGAAGGGCAGCGACCGGCTCAAGGACGTCTGCTTTGCACCCTCGCTGGTGCGCTCCGACCGGCAGCTGTCCTACGAGGAGGCGGAGAGGCTCATCCAGCAGCACCCGGGGGCAGGCCTCGAGCTGCCCGCCCGCCTGGACTCCGTGGCCGCCTGCGTGGTGGCCGCCTGCTACCTCTCCCGGGTGCTGCGCGGGCGCCGGCTGCAGCGCGCCTGCTACTATGAGCCCCCGGACGAGGACAGTGAGCTCGGCTTCCGCGCGGCACACAGCATGGTCAAGGAGTACATGGTCCAGTTCAATAGCCTGGCGGCTGAGTTCCTGGTGGGCAGCGAGGTCACACGGGAGGTCACGCCGCTGCGCTGGCAGCCGGCTCCCAGCAGACATCAGCTGGAGACGCTGAGTGAGAAGCACGCGGCCTGGCTGCCCCTCTCGCTGCCCCTGGCCCAGCGTCTGGGCGGCCACGGGCCCCCGGCCGCCCAGCTGCCCCTGCTGGCCACCCTCTGGAGGCGCATCCAGCTCGCAGCCCAGGCCGGGGACCTGTCGCTGCTGGTGGACCTGGTGGCCACGGATGACCTGCACCCCGCACTGGTGCCCGTGGCGCTGGACTTCCACCGGGCACTGGCCCGCTCTGTGTTCTGCCGCTCTGGGCCGAGCCCGCAGCCACAGCTGGGCCACTACTCCCTGCAGGTGGACTGGTACACCTGGGCCACCTCGCCCATCCGCAGGTACCTGGACCTGGTGCTGCAGCGGCAGCTGCTGCAGGCACTGGGCTACGGGGGCGCCGCCTACAGCGCCCAGGACATCgacgagctctgccaggagttcaGCCACCGGAACGCGCGTGCCCAGACCTATCAGCGCCGGGCCAGGAGCCTGCACCTGGCCGTGAGGCTcagggcccagccccaggccaaGCTGGGCGTGGCGGTAGATGTGGAGGCGGGCGCCCGCTGCTTCAAGCTGCTCTTCCCTGCCGACCCCGACAGCCTGCCGGACCCCTGCCGGGTGCACTACCGCTCCTTGCAGCTGGCCGAGCCCCCACAGGCCCTGGAGGGCCAGCCGGGCCTGCGGCTCACGTGGCATCGCCGCATCTACTCGGTGCGGGAGGACACGGCGTGCCTGCCGCCTCCCGGTGCCCTGCTGGACCCCTACCGCCGGCCCGTGGACTCGGGCCTGTGGCAGCAGCTGTTGGAGCTGGTGCAGGAGCAGTGCTGGCCGGAGGCGGCCGCCCTGGTGCAGGCGCAGGGCACGGCAGAGCCGAAGCCGCTGGAGCTGGGCCACGCGCGGCGGAGCCCGTGTGGGCTGTTCGTGGAGGTCTCCCGCGACCTGCGTGCCGGGGAcgtgctgtgcatgcagctggGCCCCGCCCTGCAGCAGGGCTTCCTGGCGCCTGCACCGCAGCTCTGGGCCGTGGTGCCCGGCCTCAGCCTGTGCCTGGAGCACATGGAGCGCCCAGGACACTGCTTCTCGGGCCTCGAGCTCCAGACGGGGCGGGACCGCTGCCAGGATGTGGCCGAGTACATGAGCGTGTGGAGGCCGTTCTGCGCGCTGGAGGCGGTCACCGGCGCGGTGACTGAGAACGACTCCATCACGCTGCAGGGCGTGCACATCTCCTGGGGCCCGGAGCGCACCTCGCAGGGCCGGCTGCAGGGCTCCTTCCGCCTGGGCGCCGACCTCCTGCTCCGCCACTGCATCAACATCAGCTTCAGCCACTGCTACCTCTGCATCCGGCTGGAGGGGCTGCAGCCAGCCCAGGCCCCCGCCGGCCCAGGCCCGGCGGCCCCCTTCACCACGGATCCTGACGCCTTCACCTGGGTGGCCCACGGGCTGACGGGCACCGAGGACCAGGAGGGTCGGGACGTTGCCAGATTCGTACCCTTCTTCGTCCAGCACATGGCCATGGAGAAGGTCCCAGAGCAGGTGCTGAAGCCGGACGCCCGGTTCACCGTCGAGGTGCTGCCCAAGCAGCTCCCTGACCT CCGTAAGGAAGAGGCCGTGTGTGGGCTGGAGGAGGCCTCCCCGCTGGTCATCAGCATCGCCCTCGGCCAGCCCCTGGCGCTCCCCCGCCGGCAGCTCCCGCACAGAGGTGAGGGGCCTGCCCCAGCGTcgcccaggtgtggcccgaaccTGCTCAGAGACGCCCCCTCCTCAGGGACCTGCAGCAGGCTGCTCGGGCAGAGACACTTCGACATCCCTCACAGCCGCCATCAGCTGAACCCCAGCCAGACGGAGGCCGTGCGGGAGGCCCTGAAGAAGCAATTCACAGTCATCCAGGGCCCACCAG GCACGGGGAAGACTGTGGTGGCCCTGCACATTGTCTTCTGGTTCCACAAGTCCAACGAGGAGCGGGCGCTGGCCAGGAGCGGCCCGGGCAGGAGGAAGTACCCAGGGGGCCCCCACATCCTCTACTGCGGACCCTCCAACAAGTCGGTGGATGTCTTGGCAG gtCTGCTCCTGAGCAGGGCGGGAGAGCTGAAGCCCCTCCGTGTGTACAGCGAGCAGGCCGAGGGCACCGAGTTCCCCCTGCCCGGCGTGGGCAGCAGGGGCCTGTccaggaggagccccggggaggggcgGCCAAACCAAGCCCTCAG gagcATCAGCCTCCACCACCGCATCCGGCAGCCGCCCAACCCCTTCGCCTCGGACATCAAGGCCTTTGACGCGCGGCTGCGGAGCGGGGACATCCTGTCCAGAGAGGAGCTCGCGGA GTACCGGATGGTGCTGAGCAACGCACGGAGCTATGAGCTGGAGCAGCACCACGTGATCCTCTGCACGTGCTCCTGCGCGGCCTCGGCCAGCCTCAAGAGCCTGAACGTGTGGCAGGTGCTGGTGGACGAGGCCGGCATGGCCACCGAGCCCGAGACGCTTATTCCCCTGGTGAAGTTCCCCAGGGCCGAGAAG GTGGTCCTCCTTGGGGACCACAAGCAGCTTCGGCCCGTGGTCAAGAACGAGCAGCTGCAGACCCTGGGACTGGACCGGTCCCTCTTTGAGCGCTACCACAAGGACGCCTTCATGCTGGACACGCAGTACCGCATG CACAAGGGCATCTGTGCCTTCCCGTCCATGGAGTTCTACCAGAACAAGCTGAAGACATGGCCAGAGCTCCGGCGGGGGCCCAGCGTGCTAGGCCATCCCGGCAGGGACAGCTGCCCTGTCATCTTTGGCCACATCGAGGGCCACGAGCATAGCCTGCTGGTGTCCACAGATGAAGGGAATGAGAACTCCAAAGCCAACCTGGAGGAGGTGGACAAGGTG GTCCACATCACCAAGGAGCTGATTCTGGGGCGCACGGTGCAGCCCGAGGAAATCGCCATCCTCACGCCATACAACGCTCAGGCCGCAGAGATCAGCAAGCTCCTGGCCTCCAAGGGCCTCCGGGGAGTGACTGTGTCCTCCATCACCAAGAGCCAGG GCAGCGAGTGGCGCTACGTGCTGGTGAGCACCGTGCGCTCCTGTCCCGAGGCCGACGTGGACCAGCGGCCCACCAAAGGCTGGCTGAAGAAGTTCCTGGGCTTCGTGGTGGACCCCAATCAAGTGAACGTGGCCATCACCCGTGCCCAGGAGGGGCTCTGCCTCATCG GAAACCAGGTCCTTCTGCGCTGCTGCCCGCTCTGGCGCCGGCTCCTAGAATTCTGCGAGGAGCAGCAGAGCTTGGTGCCGGCCACCCAGATCCAGGTCCGGAAGAAGCCTGCTGTTTCCTTCTGA